The following nucleotide sequence is from Cucumis melo cultivar AY chromosome 1, USDA_Cmelo_AY_1.0, whole genome shotgun sequence.
GGGGTTACGATAAATTTCCAAAAGAGAAACCTTTAGTTTTTTATCGTGCTGGTCAACCAATAGTTCCAGCTCTCGAGATGATGGATGGACTCAAACTTGTTCTTAAACATATGGTCTCTCACATACAAAAAGAAATTCCTGGCAAGACACTCAAGTTTTGGCGTCTACAATCCCCTAGACATTTTTATGGTGGTGAATGGAATCAAAATGGCAGCTGCTTATTCAATGAACCCCTTGAAGAATCTCAGGTGAGCAAACCTTTCCTTTCAGTTAAGTTTGGCCCGTCTTTTAACTTCCTCTTCCACAAGGTGATTGAGTAATAATAACTGGACAGCTAGACATTTGGTTTGATCCAAGCAACAATGGGGTGAATAGAGAAGCGAGAACAATAAATCGTCTCATCGACGAGGCAATACGTGACACAGATTTTGAGGTTCTTGATCTCACTCACTTGAGTGAGTTCAGAGCAGATGCTCATCCGGCCATTTGGTTGGGAAGACAAGATGCTGTTGCAGTTTGGGGACAGGACTGCATGCATTGGTGCTTACCGGGGGTTCCAGATACGTGGGTTGACATTTTGTCCAAACTCATCAGTCATCACTTGAAGATGGAATAATCTCTAGAGTAAGAATATGTTCATTTTTGAGTTCAAGAGGTTTGCACATTTCCCACGAAGATCCTCTAACAACCTACTCATTCGAATTGAAGGTCTGGTTCTTGAAACATTAAGACCACAAGATACACATAAAGGGTATAGAGATCCATTTTGATGGAGAAATGTACTGCTGTCTGTAGGAGGATAGAATCTGATCATGATGATTTTCCTACAAAAGTAGGATAAAAAGTTGagtttcttttcttcctctGTTTCTCACTCGCACTAAATGATTCTTGCTAGATTACAGGCATCATTGGCAATGTAATTTCTTGATTGTTGCTAATCAATCTATAATctaaaatcaaatattattaTCCGATTTAGAACtttcttttaaaaagttttGGCCTTTCTTGACTTGGAATGTTTGAAGAATAGTGGAACTGTTGACCAAGCAAGTATACCAAAACTTGTTCATCAGATTAAGAATTCGTGAGATGATCTGGGCCATGATTAAAAGGCAACAAAATCAACGTTTCTTCACCACACTTCCTTTATATTGTACATTACAGAAAACAACGAGTCAATTGCAATAGTTATTTTTCTCTATAGTCTCATTTTGATACATTACTTGGTATTCGCATGATTGGGCAATTCGCCCCACAAGATACAAAGGAATAGAAACTGAATTGTCAACCGTATAAAGCTACAAGCAGTCACAAGACATGAATGCTGCAACTGTAAGAATATCAACAAAGCCTCACAAAAGAATGCAACCTCTACTTCTGGCCACGTTCAACTTTTGCTCTAATCTTCTCTTCCAAGACAGACAAGTCCGTCTCAAGATCAAACATTCTGTTAATAGCATGCATATTCTGAAGTATCTCATCCAACGTTCGACTATCATTGCCATCACATCTCAAGTGCTGTATTGGACCATGAAGTAGTTTGTTAGCTATACCCAAGCTAAGATCATTAATAGctactttctttttctttggtaTGTCTTCACCCATCTTGGACAAACATTTGTCTAGTTCAGCGGCCCTGATCCTCTCAACATAAGCTCTGAACTTCTTGATGGTAGGAACAGTTTCAAGAGAATCCTTCCAGGCttcaaatttgtttatttcttctGCGATTATTGATTGAGCCTCCTGAACTTTCTCTAGTCTATCCTCCTTGTTAGCAGCAACCACTTCCTTGAGATCATCCACATTGAAGACAGACACGGTCTCAAGATCTGATACACATGGCTCAACATTCCTCGGAACTGATATATCGACAAATAAACATCTTCCTGTTTCTGTACCTGCAGGGGGGAGCATCGTTACATGTTCTTTCGTGAATAAGGGTGTTTTTGAAGCAGTGCAGGTGAAGATGACATCCGCTTCTGCAGCACATGCTAAAATCTTTGAGAGGGGTTTGTAGATTATCTCAACATCTTTGAGTTCCTTGCTTAGAGCATCGACATGGTCCTGAGTTCTGTTCACAACCACCATCTTCCTACATCCTTTTGCAACCAAGTGTTTGATCACAAGTTTCCCCATTTTTCCAGCACCAACTACCATCACTTTTGCAGTAGCATACGAAGATTCTGGAAGCTTCTTCTGTGCAAGCTCTACAGCAGCTGAACTAACAGAAACCGATCCCGAGGAAATGTTTGTCTCGGCTCTAACCCGCTTTCCAACAGTGATGGCATGCTTGAACAACCCACTAATTTTTCTGTCGAAACCAGCTACACCTTGCCCTGTTTTAACAACATGTTTCACCTGAGCAAGAATTTGACCTTCTCCAAGGACAAGAGAGTCAAGACCCGCAGAAACTTCAAAGAGGTGCTGAGTTGCATCGTTATTGTATAATAGAACCCTATGCTTACAAAGCTCTGAAATAGAAATTCCACTTCTCTGCCAAATGAAAAGAATAAGAAAGTTAGCAACATTTACTTATAAAGTCGTATTGATCGAAAAAATATGCATAACAGTCAGTTTACTACGCACCTTGGACATCCATTCTGTCACTTCTTTAACCCCACGATGCTGAGACAACGCTACAACATAAATCTCAATCCGATTACAAGTGCTAAGAACGGCCGCTTCTTCTATATGGTTCAGAGCACAGAGTTCAGCAATGGCCTGAGGCCATTGAGCTTCTGGAATGGCAAGTTTCTCACGCAACTCTACCGGTGCAGTGTGAACATTAAGACCAATCACCACAATACTGCTCCTTTCCCTTGTATATCCTGttcaaatgaaaaaatgggtaaCAACAATTAGCTCCCTCAACATCTTTCAGAGCTTCTCATGACAAAAATTGCTTGTAGAAGTCAAACCATTActggaaagaaaagaaaaaagaaagtcacTATTCCCAAAGCACAAAAGTCTCAGAAAACTCAGGAATGTCGATGAAATAATTCCAAGATCAAAAGGAACAACAAACAACGAGTTGCTATCGAGATTAACATACATCTGAAATTGCCAGTAATCAAACTGTTATTTCATTGCAAGAGAGAATCTGAGCAATTCTACATCATCGGCAGAGGGTATTTAAAGCAAATGAGCATTCAATTCAAAGACGCATCATCTAAACAGATCTAAAATTCGAACACTCACTATTAACTGAAGAAGTCTTAAGCAATTCAAGAGCCGAGAGACCAGGTGCATTCGAACCAATCTGATCAATTCGAACCGAGGTGAAATTAGGATCGATCTCGCACTTAGGACCCCAACAACCTCC
It contains:
- the LOC103495355 gene encoding LOW QUALITY PROTEIN: glutamyl-tRNA reductase 2, chloroplastic-like (The sequence of the model RefSeq protein was modified relative to this genomic sequence to represent the inferred CDS: inserted 1 base in 1 codon; deleted 1 base in 1 codon) — protein: MAAAVGGMTTCFARPSVEFIAPSTSYSAPVRVFFKPFKVRDLCCAGEVVGVLSARSILISPRFELIRLVRMXPGLSALELLKTSSVNRYTRERSSIVVIGLNVHTAPVELREKLAIPEAQWPQAIAELCALNHIEEAAVLSTCNRIEIYVVALSQHRGVKEVTEWMSKRSGISISELCKHRVLLYNNDATQHLFEVSAGLDSLVLGEGQILAQVKHVVKTGQGVAGFDRKISGLFKHAITVGKRVRAETNISSGSVSVSSAAVELAQKKLPESSYATAKVMVVGAGKMGKLVIKHLVAKGCRKMVVVNRTQDHVDALSKELKDVEIIYKPLSKILACAAEADVIFTCTASKTPLFTKEHVTMLPPAGTETGRCLFVDISVPRNVEPCVSDLETVSVFNVDDLKEVVAANKEDRLEKVQEAQSIIAEEINKFEAWKDSLETVPTIKKFRAYVERIRAAELDKCLSKMGEDIPKKKKVAINDLSLGIANKLLHGPIQHLRCDGNDSRTLDEILQNMHAINRMFDLETDLSVLEEKIRAKVERGQK